In the genome of Sciurus carolinensis chromosome 3, mSciCar1.2, whole genome shotgun sequence, one region contains:
- the Klhl10 gene encoding kelch-like protein 10 isoform X1 gives MVLVGAMEMESTAASTRFHQPHMERKMSAMTCEIFNELRLEGKLCDVVIKVNGFEFNAHKNILCSCSSYFRALFTSGWNNTEKKVYNIPGISPDMMKLIIEYAYTRTVPITPDNVEKLLAAADQFNIMGIVRGCCEFLKSELCLDNCIGICKFTDYYYCPELRQKAYMFILHNFEEMVKVSAEFLELSVTELKDIIEKDELNVKQEDAVFEAILKWISHDPQNRKQHISVLLPKVRLALMHAEYFMNNVKMNDYVKDSEECKPVIINALKAMYDLNMNGPSNSDFTNPLTRPRLPYAILFAIGGWSGGSPTNAIEAYDARADRWVNVTCEEESPRAYHGAAYLKGYVYIIGGFDSVDYFNSVKRFDPVKKTWHQVAPMHSRRCYVSVTVLSNFIYAMGGFDGYVRLNTAERYEPETNQWTLIAPMHEQRSDASATTLYGKVYICGGFNGNECLFTAEVYNTESNQWTVIAPMRSRRSGIGVIAYGEHVYAVGGFDGANRLRSAEAYSPVANTWRTIPTMFNPRSNFGIEVVDDLLFVVGGFNGFTTTFNVECYDEKTDEWYDAHDMSIYRSALSCCVVPGLANVGEYAARRDNFTGLALRDEVKYSASTSTLPV, from the exons ATGGTGTTGGTG GGTGCCATGGAGATGGAGAGCACGGCGGCCTCCACACGGTTCCACCAGCCTCACATGGAGAGGAAGATGAGCGCGATGACCTGTGAGATCTTCAATGAACTTCGGCTAGAGGGCAAGCTCTGCGACGTGGTCATCAAGGTCAATGGCTTTGAGTTCAATGCCCACAAGAACATCCTCTGTAGCTGCAGTTCCTACTTTAG agcTTTGTTTACAAGTGGCTGGAACAACACTGAGAAGAAGGTATACAACATTCCTGGCATTTCCCCTGACATGATGAAGCTAATTATTGAATATGCATACACCCGGACCGTGCCTATCACCCCGGACAACGTGGAGAAGCTGCTGGCTGCTGCAGACCAATTTAACATCATGGGTATTGTTAGGGGTTGCTGCGAGTTCCTCAAGTCGGAGCTGTGTCTGGATAATTGTATCGGTATCTGCAAGTTCACGGACTACTACTATTGCcctgagctgaggcagaaggccTACATGTTCATACTGCACAACTTCGAGGAGATGGTGAAAGTCTCAGCAGAGTTTCTAGAGCTCTCGGTCACTGAACTTAAGGATATCATTGAGAAAGATGAGCTCAACGTCAAACAGGAAGATGCTGTATTTGAGGCCATTTTAAAGTGGATTTCCCATGACCCCCAAAATAGGAAGCAGCACATTTCAGTTTTACTTCCTAAG GTTCGCCTGGCCCTAATGCATGCCGAGTACTTCATGAACAATGTTAAGATGAATGACTACGTCAAAGATAGTGAGGAATGCAAGCCGGTCATCATTAATGCCCTCAAGGCCATGTATGATCTAAACATGAATGGACCCTCTAATTCTGACTTCACCAACCCACTCACCAGGCCCCGCCTGCCCTATGCCATCCTGTTTGCAATTGGTGGCTGGAGTGGTGGGAGCCCCACCAATGCCATTGAGGCATATGATGCTCGGGCAGACAGATGGGTGAATGTCACTTGTGAGGAAGAGAGTCCTCGTGCCTATCATGGGGCGGCCTACTTGAAAGGCTATGTTTATATCATTGGGGGGTTTGATAGTGTAGACTATTTCAATAGTGTTAAGCGTTTTGATCCAGTTAAGAAAACTTGGCACCAAGTGGCCCCGATGCACTCCAGGCGTTGCTATGTCAGCGTGACGGTCCTCAGCAATTTTATATACGCCATGGGAGGATTCGACGGCTATGTGCGTCTCAATACTGCTGAACGTTATGAGCCAGAGACCAACCAGTGGACACTCATCGCCCCCATGCATGAACAGAGGAGTGATGCCAGCGCCACAACACTCTACGGGAAG GTCTACATATGTGGTGGGTTTAATGGAAATGAATGCCTGTTTACAGCAGAAGTGTACAACACTGAGAGTAATCAGTGGACAGTCATAGCACCCATGAGAAGCAGGAGGAGTGGAATAGGTGTAATTGCTTATGGGGAACATGTGTACGCG GTAGGTGGCTTTGATGGAGCTAATCGACTTAGGAGTGCAGAAGCCTACAGCCCAGTGGCTAATACTTGGCGTACAATCCCCACTATGTTTAATCCGCGTAGCAATTTTGGCATCGAGGTGGTGGATGACCTCTTGTTTGTGGTAGGTGGCTTTAATGGCTTTACCACCACCTTTAATGTTGAGTGCTATGATGAAAAGACCGATGAGTGGTATGATGCTCACGACATGAGTATATACCGCAgtgctctgagctgctgtgtgGTACCAGGGCTGGCCAATGTTGGGGAATATGCAGCTAGACGGGACAACTTCACAGGATTAGCACTGCGAGATGAAGTAAAGTATTCCGCTTCGACAAGTACCCTACCTGTATGA
- the Klhl10 gene encoding kelch-like protein 10 isoform X2, translating into MEMESTAASTRFHQPHMERKMSAMTCEIFNELRLEGKLCDVVIKVNGFEFNAHKNILCSCSSYFRALFTSGWNNTEKKVYNIPGISPDMMKLIIEYAYTRTVPITPDNVEKLLAAADQFNIMGIVRGCCEFLKSELCLDNCIGICKFTDYYYCPELRQKAYMFILHNFEEMVKVSAEFLELSVTELKDIIEKDELNVKQEDAVFEAILKWISHDPQNRKQHISVLLPKVRLALMHAEYFMNNVKMNDYVKDSEECKPVIINALKAMYDLNMNGPSNSDFTNPLTRPRLPYAILFAIGGWSGGSPTNAIEAYDARADRWVNVTCEEESPRAYHGAAYLKGYVYIIGGFDSVDYFNSVKRFDPVKKTWHQVAPMHSRRCYVSVTVLSNFIYAMGGFDGYVRLNTAERYEPETNQWTLIAPMHEQRSDASATTLYGKVYICGGFNGNECLFTAEVYNTESNQWTVIAPMRSRRSGIGVIAYGEHVYAVGGFDGANRLRSAEAYSPVANTWRTIPTMFNPRSNFGIEVVDDLLFVVGGFNGFTTTFNVECYDEKTDEWYDAHDMSIYRSALSCCVVPGLANVGEYAARRDNFTGLALRDEVKYSASTSTLPV; encoded by the exons ATGGAGATGGAGAGCACGGCGGCCTCCACACGGTTCCACCAGCCTCACATGGAGAGGAAGATGAGCGCGATGACCTGTGAGATCTTCAATGAACTTCGGCTAGAGGGCAAGCTCTGCGACGTGGTCATCAAGGTCAATGGCTTTGAGTTCAATGCCCACAAGAACATCCTCTGTAGCTGCAGTTCCTACTTTAG agcTTTGTTTACAAGTGGCTGGAACAACACTGAGAAGAAGGTATACAACATTCCTGGCATTTCCCCTGACATGATGAAGCTAATTATTGAATATGCATACACCCGGACCGTGCCTATCACCCCGGACAACGTGGAGAAGCTGCTGGCTGCTGCAGACCAATTTAACATCATGGGTATTGTTAGGGGTTGCTGCGAGTTCCTCAAGTCGGAGCTGTGTCTGGATAATTGTATCGGTATCTGCAAGTTCACGGACTACTACTATTGCcctgagctgaggcagaaggccTACATGTTCATACTGCACAACTTCGAGGAGATGGTGAAAGTCTCAGCAGAGTTTCTAGAGCTCTCGGTCACTGAACTTAAGGATATCATTGAGAAAGATGAGCTCAACGTCAAACAGGAAGATGCTGTATTTGAGGCCATTTTAAAGTGGATTTCCCATGACCCCCAAAATAGGAAGCAGCACATTTCAGTTTTACTTCCTAAG GTTCGCCTGGCCCTAATGCATGCCGAGTACTTCATGAACAATGTTAAGATGAATGACTACGTCAAAGATAGTGAGGAATGCAAGCCGGTCATCATTAATGCCCTCAAGGCCATGTATGATCTAAACATGAATGGACCCTCTAATTCTGACTTCACCAACCCACTCACCAGGCCCCGCCTGCCCTATGCCATCCTGTTTGCAATTGGTGGCTGGAGTGGTGGGAGCCCCACCAATGCCATTGAGGCATATGATGCTCGGGCAGACAGATGGGTGAATGTCACTTGTGAGGAAGAGAGTCCTCGTGCCTATCATGGGGCGGCCTACTTGAAAGGCTATGTTTATATCATTGGGGGGTTTGATAGTGTAGACTATTTCAATAGTGTTAAGCGTTTTGATCCAGTTAAGAAAACTTGGCACCAAGTGGCCCCGATGCACTCCAGGCGTTGCTATGTCAGCGTGACGGTCCTCAGCAATTTTATATACGCCATGGGAGGATTCGACGGCTATGTGCGTCTCAATACTGCTGAACGTTATGAGCCAGAGACCAACCAGTGGACACTCATCGCCCCCATGCATGAACAGAGGAGTGATGCCAGCGCCACAACACTCTACGGGAAG GTCTACATATGTGGTGGGTTTAATGGAAATGAATGCCTGTTTACAGCAGAAGTGTACAACACTGAGAGTAATCAGTGGACAGTCATAGCACCCATGAGAAGCAGGAGGAGTGGAATAGGTGTAATTGCTTATGGGGAACATGTGTACGCG GTAGGTGGCTTTGATGGAGCTAATCGACTTAGGAGTGCAGAAGCCTACAGCCCAGTGGCTAATACTTGGCGTACAATCCCCACTATGTTTAATCCGCGTAGCAATTTTGGCATCGAGGTGGTGGATGACCTCTTGTTTGTGGTAGGTGGCTTTAATGGCTTTACCACCACCTTTAATGTTGAGTGCTATGATGAAAAGACCGATGAGTGGTATGATGCTCACGACATGAGTATATACCGCAgtgctctgagctgctgtgtgGTACCAGGGCTGGCCAATGTTGGGGAATATGCAGCTAGACGGGACAACTTCACAGGATTAGCACTGCGAGATGAAGTAAAGTATTCCGCTTCGACAAGTACCCTACCTGTATGA
- the Klhl11 gene encoding kelch-like protein 11, with translation MAAAVAAAAAAAAAAASLQVLEMESMETAAAGSAGLAAEVRGSGTVDFGPGPGISAMEASGGDPGPEAEDFECSSHCSELSWRQNEQRRQGLFCDITLCFGGAGGREFRAHRSVLAAATEYFTPLLSGQFSESRSGRVEMRKWSSEPGPEPDTVEAVIEYMYTGRIRVSTGSVHEVLELADRFLLIRLKEFCGEFLKKKLHLSNCVAIHSLAHMYTLSQLALKAADMIRRNFYKVIQDEEFYTLPFHLIRDWLSDLEITVDSEEVLFETVLKWVQRNAEERERYFEELFKLLRLSQMKPTYLTRHVKPERLVANNEVCVKLVADAVERHALRAENIQSGTFQLPTSHVSLLPRYGQNMDVIMVIGGVSEGGDYLSECVGYFVDEDRWVNLPHIHNHLDGHAVAVTESYVYVAGSMEPGFAKTVERYNPNLNTWEHVCSLMTRKHSFGLTEVKGKLYSIGGHGNFSPGFKDVTVYNPELDKWHNLESAPKILRDVKALAIEDRFVYIAARTPVDRDTEDGLKAVITCYDTETRQWQDVESLPLIDNYCFFQMSVVNSNFYQTASCCPKSYSLENEEAVRKIASQVSDEILESLPPEVLSIEGAAICYYKDDVFIIGGWKNSDDIDKQYRKEAYRYCAERKRWMLLPPMPQPRCRATACHVRIPYRYLHGTQRYPMPQNLMWQKDRIRQMQEIHRHALNMRRVPSSQIEC, from the exons ATGGCGGCAgcagtggcggcggcggcggcagcggcggccgCAGCTGCATCCCTACAGGTGCTGGAGATGGAGAGCATGGAGACGGCCGCCGCCGGCTCAGCGGGGCTGGCCGCCGAGGTCCGAGGCAGCGGCACGGTGGACTTCGGGCCGGGGCCCGGCATCTCTGCCATGGAAGCAAGCGGGGGCGATCCTGGCCCAGAGGCTGAGGACTTTGAGTGCAGCTCTCACTGCTCCGAGCTGTCCTGGCGGCAGAACGAGCAGCGGCGCCAAGGCCTCTTCTGCGACATCACTCTGTGCTTCGGCGGCGCCGGAGGCCGCGAGTTCCGGGCCCACCGCTCGGTGCTCGCTGCCGCCACCGAGTACTTCACACCCCTGCTCTCCGGCCAGTTTTCCGAGTCGCGCTCGGGCCGGGTGGAGATGCGCAAGTGGAGCTCGGAGCCGGGGCCGGAACCCGACACGGTGGAAGCCGTTATCGAATACATGTACACCGGCCGCATCCGCGTCAGCACTGGCAGTGTGCACGAGGTGCTGGAGTTGGCCGACAG ATTCTTATTAATTCGCTTAAAAGAATTTTGTGGAGAATTTCTCAAGAAAAAACTTCATCTCTCAAATTGTGTAGCCATTCATAGCTTAGCTCACATGTATACCCTGAGTCAACTTGCTCTAAAAGCTGCTGATATGATACGGAGAAATTTCTACAAAGTCATTCAGGATGAAGAATTTTATACTTTACCTTTCCATCTCATTCGGGATTGGCTTTCAGACTTGGAAATTACAGTTGATTCTGAAGAGGTTCTCTTTGAAACAGTTTTGAAATGGGTTCAGAGAAAcgctgaagagagagagagatactttgaagaactttttaaattgctCAGGTTGTCCCAGATGAAACCTACCTACCTTACTCGGCATGTCAAACCAGAGAGGCTGGTGGCCAATAATGAAGTTTGTGTCAAGCTGGTGGCCGATGCTGTGGAGAGGCACGCTCTGAGAGCTGAGAATATACAGTCCGGCACATTCCAGCTTCCCACGTCTCATGTCTCATTGTTACCTCGCTATGGGCAAAATATGGATGTGATCATGGTTATTGGAGGTGTGTCAGAAGGAGGCGATTATTTAAGTGAATGTGTGGGATATTTTGTTGATGAGGACAGATGGGTGAACCTGCCCCATATTCATAATCACCTTGATGGACATGCTGTTGCGGTAACAGAATCCTACGTGTATGTTGCTGGATCAATGGAACCAGGGTTTGCCAAAACTGTGGAAAGGTACAACCCAAATTTGAATACATGGGAGCATGTTTGTAGTTTGATGACGAGGAAGCATTCTTTTGGGCTAACAGAAGTCAAAGGGAAGCTGTATAGCATTGGTGGACATGGCAACTTTAGTCCTGGCTTTAAAGATGTGACCGTTTATAATCCTGAGCTCGATAAATGGCACAATTTGGAATCGGCACCAAAGATTCTTCGAGATGTCAAAGCGCTCGCCATCGAAGACCGATTTGTGTACATTGCTGCCCGCACTCCTGTGGACCGAGACACTGAGGATGGCTTGAAGGCTGTGATTACATGCTATGATACAGAAACTCGACAATGGCAAGATGTGGAATCTTTGCCGCTTATTGACAATTACTGCTTCTTCCAGATGTCTGTGGTCAATTCAAACTTTTATCAGACGGCATCATGCTGTCCCAAGAGCTATTCTTTAGAAAATGAAGAGGCAGTAAGAAAAATTGCCAGCCAAGTGTCTGATGAGATCCTTGAAAGCTTGCCTCCAGAAGTCCTAAGCATTGAAGGGGCAGCCATTTGTTATTACAAAGACGATGTCTTCATTATTGGAGGCTGGAAAAACAGTGATGATATTGACAAACAGTACCGGAAAGAAGCCTACCGATACTGtgcagagagaaagaggtggATGCTCCTTCCTCCCATGCCACAGCCTCGTTGTAGAGCCACTGCTTGTCACGTCAGGATCCCATACCGGTACTTGCATGGCACACAGAGATATCCTATGCCTCAAAACCTAATGTGGCAGAAGGACCGCATCAGACAGATGCAAGAAATACATCGGCATGCCCTGAACATGCGGCGAGTGCCAAGTTCTCAGATTGAATGCTAA